Proteins from a single region of bacterium:
- a CDS encoding PHP domain-containing protein: MAQADLHIHTHFSDSSLSPEEIVEYAKGIGLKIIGITDHDSVEGIDEALKYAKPYDIEVIPGVELSAERENGELHILGYFIDWKNKWFNDELKIFRQTREKRAHLIISKLKELNVNIDYEQVIQVVKKNVGNEAISRLHIATVLHQRKMVDSIKDAFEKYLNYGAKAYVPKFSLTPKQAIEMILKTGGIPVLAHPYFSKCNENLILELVKCGLKGIEVFHPQQNIKGQQFCQKMAQKYNLVMTGGSDCHGLFKESISIGMVTVDENVVKCMKGMVGRR; encoded by the coding sequence ATGGCTCAAGCTGATCTCCATATTCATACCCATTTTTCTGATAGCAGTCTGTCACCAGAAGAGATTGTGGAATATGCAAAGGGGATAGGTCTGAAGATAATTGGCATTACTGACCATGATAGTGTGGAGGGAATAGATGAGGCATTAAAATATGCCAAACCTTATGATATTGAAGTTATCCCGGGGGTAGAATTAAGTGCGGAAAGAGAAAATGGAGAACTTCACATCCTGGGGTATTTTATTGACTGGAAAAATAAATGGTTTAATGATGAACTAAAAATCTTTCGCCAGACAAGAGAAAAACGGGCTCATTTGATTATTTCAAAACTTAAAGAATTAAATGTGAATATTGATTATGAACAGGTAATTCAGGTAGTAAAGAAAAATGTGGGAAATGAGGCAATAAGTCGACTGCATATCGCCACCGTATTACATCAAAGGAAAATGGTAGATTCTATTAAAGATGCCTTTGAAAAATATCTAAACTATGGGGCAAAAGCTTATGTCCCGAAATTTAGCCTTACCCCAAAACAAGCTATTGAAATGATTTTAAAGACAGGAGGGATACCTGTCTTAGCCCATCCTTATTTCTCTAAATGTAATGAAAATCTAATCTTAGAATTGGTAAAATGTGGATTGAAAGGAATAGAAGTATTTCATCCACAACAAAATATTAAAGGACAACAATTTTGCCAGAAAATGGCACAAAAATATAATTTAGTTATGACGGGTGGGTCTGATTGCCATGGACTCTTTAAAGAATCTATTTCAATTGGGATGGTTACTGTGGATGAAAATGTGGTAAAATGTATGAAAGGAATGGTTGGGAGGAGATAA
- a CDS encoding YtxH domain-containing protein codes for MEREHNGGSSIVAFLLGGLVGLGVGLLIAPITGEEARERLKKAGDIAKEKIGEVKGHAEEIMEQSKKALEEAKEHLKATANTIKEAALHKKEELEEKIKA; via the coding sequence ATGGAACGAGAGCATAATGGTGGTTCAAGTATAGTTGCGTTTTTACTGGGTGGTTTAGTTGGATTGGGTGTTGGGTTACTTATTGCCCCTATTACTGGGGAAGAGGCACGAGAGAGATTAAAAAAGGCAGGGGATATTGCCAAAGAAAAAATAGGAGAAGTAAAAGGTCATGCAGAAGAGATAATGGAACAATCTAAAAAGGCTTTGGAAGAGGCAAAAGAACACCTCAAAGCAACTGCTAATACTATTAAAGAAGCGGCGCTTCATAAAAAAGAAGAATTAGAAGAAAAGATTAAGGCGTAA
- a CDS encoding DUF948 domain-containing protein, translated as MIIQVCVVCITIAVVWLISVLIPTIIQMKRTAKEIEVAYKSIYSLSEEAKKSLVEINKTVESLVNRLKEDIEKIDDVVNKVKGVTDIISKGITTPLIKMLSVATGIGNGLRFLLGKKKS; from the coding sequence ATGATTATTCAAGTATGTGTTGTGTGCATAACTATTGCAGTGGTGTGGCTTATATCTGTCCTTATCCCAACCATCATCCAGATGAAAAGGACTGCCAAAGAAATAGAAGTAGCCTATAAGTCAATTTATAGCCTCTCAGAAGAGGCAAAAAAGAGTCTTGTTGAAATAAATAAAACCGTAGAATCTTTAGTAAATCGCCTTAAAGAAGATATAGAAAAAATTGATGATGTTGTGAACAAAGTAAAAGGAGTTACAGATATTATTAGCAAGGGGATTACAACACCATTAATTAAAATGTTAAGTGTTGCTACCGGAATAGGTAATGGCTTACGATTTCTTCTGGGAAAGAAAAAAAGTTAA
- a CDS encoding 2-oxoacid:acceptor oxidoreductase family protein encodes MYEELIISGFGGQGIVLAGNLLAQAAMSEGKKVTGLPSYSAEVRGGHSAYSLIISSQEITSPIATELTTLIAMDAGSLIKYESLIRTNGLVLINSSLINDKPTREDIKIIDLPATQIANNLGDVRVANMVILGAYVTKTKIVSLKSLLCALEYFKKDTALNKKALEEGERMGVVE; translated from the coding sequence ATGTACGAGGAGTTAATCATTTCAGGATTTGGTGGACAGGGAATTGTTCTTGCCGGTAATTTATTGGCTCAGGCGGCTATGTCCGAAGGCAAAAAAGTAACGGGCTTGCCAAGTTATAGTGCCGAAGTTCGTGGCGGGCACTCAGCGTATTCTTTGATTATCTCATCACAAGAAATTACCTCGCCTATTGCTACCGAACTAACAACACTAATTGCAATGGATGCAGGTTCTTTAATTAAATATGAATCCCTGATTAGAACCAACGGGTTAGTGCTGATTAATTCTTCATTAATTAATGATAAACCAACTCGCGAAGACATAAAGATTATAGACCTTCCAGCGACCCAAATTGCAAATAATCTTGGCGATGTCCGCGTGGCAAATATGGTTATTTTAGGCGCCTATGTAACTAAAACAAAAATCGTATCTTTAAAAAGCCTGCTCTGTGCACTTGAGTATTTTAAAAAAGATACAGCTCTTAATAAAAAGGCACTCGAGGAAGGAGAAAGAATGGGAGTAGTGGAGTAA
- a CDS encoding thiamine pyrophosphate-dependent enzyme produces MNLVFKRPVSLRNVPMRYCPGCGHGIAHRLVAEVIDELNIREEVIGIAPVGCAVFAHEFFNLDMAEVAHGRPPAVATGIKRVNPKKTVFTYQGDGDLAAIGMAETIHSAARGERITVIFINNAVYGMTGGQMAPTTLLDQKTATSPYGRSAKEAGYPIKMCELLSSLDGIAYLSRVALNTPAHILKAKTAIKKAFQVQLDDLGLGLVEILSPCPSIWRLSPKEALKWIEEKMIPVFKLGEFINRIDRETSTRL; encoded by the coding sequence GTGAATCTCGTATTTAAAAGACCCGTGAGTCTAAGAAATGTTCCGATGCGTTACTGTCCGGGTTGTGGACATGGGATTGCCCATCGATTAGTGGCAGAAGTCATTGATGAACTTAATATTCGTGAGGAGGTAATTGGAATTGCCCCGGTTGGCTGTGCCGTATTTGCTCATGAATTCTTTAATCTGGATATGGCTGAAGTTGCCCATGGCAGACCTCCTGCTGTTGCCACAGGAATCAAACGAGTAAATCCTAAAAAAACGGTTTTCACTTATCAAGGAGATGGTGATTTAGCCGCAATTGGTATGGCTGAAACTATTCATTCTGCCGCCAGGGGTGAACGGATTACGGTTATCTTTATTAATAATGCGGTTTATGGAATGACTGGTGGGCAGATGGCACCCACAACACTTTTAGACCAAAAAACGGCTACATCTCCTTATGGTCGGTCGGCTAAAGAGGCAGGCTACCCAATTAAGATGTGCGAATTACTGTCTTCTTTAGATGGAATTGCTTATTTATCGCGGGTGGCTCTAAATACCCCAGCACATATCTTAAAGGCTAAAACCGCAATAAAAAAGGCTTTTCAAGTGCAATTAGATGATTTAGGACTTGGTTTGGTAGAAATTCTCTCTCCCTGCCCTTCTATCTGGAGATTATCTCCAAAAGAAGCTTTAAAATGGATAGAAGAGAAAATGATACCGGTGTTTAAGTTAGGAGAATTTATAAACAGAATAGACAGAGAGACTTCTACCCGGCTTTAG